One segment of Rhodanobacter thiooxydans DNA contains the following:
- the rplL gene encoding 50S ribosomal protein L7/L12 produces MSLTNEQIVEAVAAKSLMEVMDLVKAIEEKFGVTAAAPVAVAGPAAAAPVAEAQTEFDVILKTAGAKKVDVIKAVRAITGLGLKEAKDLTEAGGVLKEAVSKEDAEKFKKDLEAAGATVELK; encoded by the coding sequence ATGTCCCTGACCAACGAACAGATCGTTGAAGCCGTCGCCGCCAAGTCGCTGATGGAAGTGATGGACCTGGTGAAGGCCATCGAAGAGAAGTTTGGCGTGACCGCCGCCGCTCCGGTTGCCGTGGCCGGCCCGGCCGCTGCTGCCCCGGTTGCCGAAGCGCAGACCGAGTTCGACGTCATCCTGAAGACCGCCGGCGCCAAGAAGGTCGACGTGATCAAGGCTGTCCGCGCGATCACCGGCCTGGGCCTGAAGGAAGCCAAGGACCTCACCGAGGCCGGTGGCGTCCTGAAGGAAGCCGTGTCGAAGGAAGACGCCGAGAAGTTCAAGAAGGACCTCGAAGCTGCCGGCGCCACGGTCGAACTGAAGTAA
- the rplJ gene encoding 50S ribosomal protein L10: protein MALNLSQKQEVVAELAEVAAKAHSLVAAEYAGTTVAQMTAMRKKARESGVYLRVVKNTLASRAVAGTEFEVVKDALVGPLLYAFSTEEPGAAGRLIKEFAKGNDKLKAKLVSVEGKLLPAEHVDVLASLPTREQALAMLARVLAEPATMFARVIKAVADQQGGGEVAAEAPAEAEPA from the coding sequence ATGGCTCTCAATCTGTCTCAGAAGCAAGAAGTAGTCGCAGAACTGGCAGAAGTTGCCGCGAAGGCTCACTCCCTGGTCGCTGCCGAGTATGCGGGCACCACGGTCGCTCAGATGACCGCGATGCGCAAGAAGGCCCGCGAATCCGGTGTGTACTTGCGAGTTGTCAAGAACACGCTGGCGTCGCGCGCCGTGGCTGGTACCGAATTCGAGGTCGTCAAGGACGCCCTGGTCGGTCCGCTGCTGTACGCATTCTCGACGGAAGAACCCGGTGCCGCCGGGCGTCTGATCAAGGAATTCGCCAAGGGCAACGACAAGCTGAAGGCGAAGCTCGTCTCGGTGGAAGGCAAGCTGCTTCCGGCCGAGCACGTCGACGTGCTGGCCTCGCTGCCGACCCGCGAACAGGCGCTGGCCATGCTGGCCCGTGTGCTGGCCGAGCCGGCCACGATGTTCGCCCGCGTGATCAAGGCCGTGGCCGATCAGCAGGGTGGTGGCGAAGTCGCTGCCGAAGCACCGGCCGAAGCCGAGCCCGCCTGA
- the rplA gene encoding 50S ribosomal protein L1 has product MAKLTKRMKSAQAAVQPGKFYGLEEALKIVKDNAKAKFAESVDVAVRLGIDAKKSDQGVRGSSLLPHGTGKTVKVAVFCPPGEKAEAAKAAGADAVGMDDLAERMQGGDLDFGRVIATPDAMRVVGKLGQLLGPRGLMPNPKDGSVTADVATAVKNAKAGQVKFRNDKAGIIHATIGKASFEAAQLADNLNTLIADLLKAKPATAKGQFLQKVALSSTMGVGVAVDTSSLAISAK; this is encoded by the coding sequence ATGGCAAAGCTCACGAAACGTATGAAGTCGGCGCAGGCCGCGGTGCAGCCGGGCAAGTTCTATGGCCTGGAAGAAGCCCTGAAGATCGTCAAGGACAACGCCAAGGCGAAGTTCGCCGAGTCGGTGGACGTGGCCGTGCGTCTGGGCATCGACGCGAAGAAGTCCGACCAGGGCGTGCGCGGTTCCTCGCTGCTGCCGCATGGCACCGGCAAGACCGTCAAGGTGGCCGTGTTCTGCCCGCCGGGCGAGAAGGCCGAGGCAGCCAAGGCTGCCGGCGCCGATGCTGTCGGCATGGACGACCTAGCCGAGCGCATGCAGGGCGGTGATCTCGACTTCGGTCGCGTGATCGCCACGCCGGACGCGATGCGCGTGGTCGGCAAGCTGGGCCAGCTGCTCGGCCCGCGCGGCCTGATGCCGAACCCGAAGGATGGCTCGGTCACCGCCGACGTCGCTACCGCGGTGAAGAACGCCAAGGCCGGCCAGGTGAAGTTCCGCAACGACAAGGCGGGCATCATCCACGCCACCATCGGCAAGGCCAGCTTCGAGGCCGCCCAGCTGGCGGACAACCTCAACACGCTGATCGCCGACCTGCTGAAGGCCAAGCCGGCCACCGCGAAGGGCCAGTTCCTGCAGAAAGTGGCGTTGTCCAGCACGATGGGCGTCGGCGTTGCCGTTGATACCTCGTCGCTGGCCATCTCCGCGAAGTAA
- the rplK gene encoding 50S ribosomal protein L11, with protein MAKKVVGYIKLQVKAGQANPSPPVGPALGQRGLNIMEFCKAFNAATQKLEPGLPIPTIITAYSDRSFTFITKTPPATILLKKATGVAKGSQKPNTDKVGKVTRKQLEDIAKQKEPDLTAADLDAAVRTIAGSARSMGLVVEG; from the coding sequence ATGGCAAAGAAAGTTGTCGGTTACATCAAACTGCAGGTCAAGGCCGGTCAGGCCAACCCGTCGCCGCCGGTGGGCCCCGCCCTCGGCCAGCGCGGCCTGAACATCATGGAGTTCTGCAAGGCGTTCAATGCCGCCACGCAGAAGCTGGAGCCGGGTCTGCCGATTCCGACCATCATCACCGCGTACTCCGACCGCAGCTTCACCTTCATCACCAAGACCCCGCCCGCCACGATCCTTCTGAAGAAGGCCACCGGCGTCGCCAAGGGTTCGCAGAAGCCGAACACCGACAAGGTGGGCAAGGTCACCCGCAAGCAGCTGGAAGACATTGCCAAGCAGAAGGAGCCGGATCTGACGGCTGCCGATCTCGACGCCGCGGTGCGCACCATTGCCGGTAGCGCCCGCAGCATGGGCCTTGTGGTGGAGGGTTAA
- the nusG gene encoding transcription termination/antitermination protein NusG, giving the protein MSKRWYVVHAYSGFENQVKRSLEERVKRAAMEEKFGEVLVPTEEVIEMRGGQKRRSDRKFFPGYVLVQIETNTEGKSPRIDDECWHLIKETPKVMGFIGGTADRPLPIKDSEADAILSRVREGVEKPKPKVLFEPGEMVRVTEGPFNDFNGVVEEVNYEKSRLRVAVLIFGRSTPVELEFGQVEKA; this is encoded by the coding sequence ATGAGCAAGCGCTGGTACGTGGTGCACGCCTATTCGGGCTTCGAGAACCAGGTGAAGCGTTCCCTCGAGGAGCGCGTCAAGCGTGCCGCGATGGAAGAGAAGTTCGGCGAAGTGCTGGTGCCGACCGAGGAAGTGATCGAGATGCGCGGTGGCCAGAAGCGCCGCAGCGATCGCAAGTTCTTCCCTGGCTACGTGCTGGTGCAGATCGAGACGAACACCGAGGGCAAGTCGCCCCGGATCGACGACGAATGCTGGCATCTGATCAAGGAAACCCCGAAGGTGATGGGGTTCATCGGCGGCACCGCCGACCGCCCGCTGCCAATCAAGGACAGCGAGGCCGACGCCATCCTCAGTCGCGTGCGCGAGGGTGTCGAGAAACCCAAGCCCAAGGTGCTGTTCGAGCCGGGTGAGATGGTGCGCGTCACCGAGGGCCCGTTCAACGATTTCAACGGCGTGGTCGAGGAAGTCAACTACGAGAAGAGTCGCCTGCGCGTGGCGGTACTGATCTTCGGCCGCTCCACCCCGGTAGAACTGGAGTTCGGCCAGGTCGAAAAGGCCTGA
- the secE gene encoding preprotein translocase subunit SecE has translation MNTKAEQPKGTNAADIGKLVLAGLVLAAGIFAYSWFGRDGSISSSVRLLGVLAAFVVALAIAAFTALGRRVRNFIAESQFEMRKVVWPTRDETIKTTGIIILVVIVLSLLLGLIDLILKSVILDWLLKLGS, from the coding sequence ATGAATACCAAGGCAGAACAGCCCAAGGGCACGAACGCCGCCGACATCGGCAAGCTGGTACTGGCGGGTCTGGTGCTGGCTGCCGGTATCTTCGCCTATTCCTGGTTCGGTCGGGACGGCAGCATTTCCTCGTCGGTACGCCTGCTGGGCGTGCTGGCCGCATTTGTGGTGGCGCTGGCGATCGCCGCGTTCACCGCGCTGGGCCGGCGGGTGCGGAATTTCATCGCCGAGTCGCAGTTCGAGATGCGCAAGGTGGTCTGGCCGACTCGCGACGAGACGATCAAGACGACCGGCATCATCATCCTGGTGGTGATCGTGCTGTCGTTGCTGCTAGGTCTTATCGACCTGATCCTGAAGTCGGTCATTCTCGACTGGCTGCTGAAGCTGGGTAGCTGA
- the tuf gene encoding elongation factor Tu, with the protein MAKGKFERTKPHVNVGTIGHVDHGKTTLTAALTKVGAERFGGEFKDYSAIDAAPEEKARGITISTAHVEYESPIRHYAHVDCPGHADYVKNMITGAAQMDGAILVCSAADGPMPQTREHILLSRQVGVPYIVVFLNKADMVDDAELLELVEMEVRELLSKYDFPGDDTPIIHGSALKALEGDQSEIGVPAIIKLVDALDSYIPEPVRAIDKPFLMPVEDVFSISGRGTVVTGRIERGIIKVGDEIEVVGIRDTQKTTVTGVEMFRKLLDQGQAGDNAGLLLRGLKRDDVERGQVLAKPGTITPHTDFEAEVYVLSKDEGGRHTPFFKGYRPQFYFRTTDVTGACQLPEGVEMVMPGDNVKMVVSLIHPIAMDEGLRFAIREGGRTVGAGVVAKVIK; encoded by the coding sequence ATGGCAAAGGGTAAATTCGAACGCACCAAGCCGCATGTCAACGTCGGCACGATTGGTCACGTGGATCACGGCAAGACGACGCTGACGGCAGCGCTGACGAAGGTCGGCGCGGAGCGCTTCGGTGGCGAGTTCAAGGATTACAGCGCGATCGACGCGGCGCCGGAAGAGAAGGCGCGCGGCATCACGATCTCGACGGCGCACGTGGAATACGAGTCGCCGATCCGCCACTACGCGCACGTGGACTGCCCGGGCCATGCCGACTACGTGAAGAACATGATCACCGGTGCGGCGCAGATGGACGGCGCGATCCTGGTGTGCTCGGCCGCCGATGGCCCGATGCCGCAGACGCGCGAGCACATCCTGCTGAGCCGTCAGGTCGGCGTGCCGTACATCGTGGTGTTCCTGAACAAGGCGGACATGGTCGACGACGCCGAGCTGCTCGAGCTGGTCGAGATGGAAGTGCGCGAGTTGCTCAGCAAGTACGACTTCCCGGGCGACGACACGCCGATCATCCACGGTTCGGCGCTGAAGGCGCTGGAAGGTGATCAGAGCGAGATCGGCGTGCCGGCGATCATCAAGCTGGTGGACGCGCTGGACAGCTACATCCCGGAGCCGGTACGTGCGATCGACAAGCCGTTCCTGATGCCGGTGGAAGACGTGTTCTCGATCTCGGGCCGCGGTACCGTGGTGACCGGTCGTATCGAGCGCGGAATCATCAAGGTCGGTGACGAAATCGAAGTGGTCGGCATCCGCGACACGCAGAAGACGACCGTGACCGGCGTGGAAATGTTCCGCAAGCTGCTGGACCAGGGTCAGGCGGGCGACAATGCCGGTCTGCTGCTGCGCGGCCTGAAGCGTGACGACGTGGAGCGTGGCCAGGTGCTGGCCAAGCCGGGCACGATCACCCCGCACACCGATTTCGAAGCCGAAGTCTACGTGCTGTCGAAGGACGAGGGTGGCCGTCATACGCCGTTCTTCAAGGGTTACCGTCCGCAGTTCTATTTCCGCACGACCGACGTGACCGGCGCCTGCCAGCTGCCGGAAGGCGTGGAAATGGTGATGCCGGGCGACAACGTGAAGATGGTGGTGAGCCTGATCCACCCGATCGCGATGGACGAAGGCCTGCGTTTCGCCATCCGCGAAGGCGGCCGCACCGTCGGCGCCGGCGTGGTGGCCAAGGTCATCAAGTAA
- a CDS encoding acyl-CoA thioesterase produces the protein MPGKQHEVTFRFLAQPTDVNFGGKVHGGMAMKWIDQAGYACAVGWSGAYCVTASVSGIQFVAPILIGDLVTVRARLIHTGTSSMHLAVDVLARDLRKDEQRLATSCVMVFVALDSPDGKPTPVPRWEPRDDNERRLQAQAKQLLELSKGIEQLVDLRAASLD, from the coding sequence ATGCCCGGAAAACAGCACGAAGTGACGTTCCGCTTCCTCGCCCAGCCCACCGATGTCAACTTCGGCGGCAAGGTGCATGGCGGCATGGCGATGAAGTGGATCGACCAGGCCGGTTATGCCTGCGCGGTGGGCTGGAGCGGGGCGTATTGCGTCACCGCCTCGGTCAGCGGCATCCAGTTCGTGGCGCCGATCCTGATCGGCGACCTGGTCACGGTGCGGGCGCGCCTGATCCATACCGGCACCAGCAGCATGCACCTGGCGGTCGACGTGCTGGCGCGCGACCTGCGCAAGGACGAGCAGCGCCTGGCGACCAGTTGCGTGATGGTCTTCGTGGCGCTGGACAGCCCGGACGGCAAACCCACCCCGGTGCCGCGCTGGGAGCCGCGCGACGACAACGAGCGACGGCTGCAGGCGCAGGCGAAACAGCTGCTGGAATTGTCCAAGGGCATTGAGCAACTGGTCGACTTGCGTGCAGCTTCGCTGGACTGA
- the ychF gene encoding redox-regulated ATPase YchF, which yields MGIKCGIVGLPNVGKSTLFNALTKAGIAAANFPFCTIEPNVGVVPVPDPRLNALAAIVNPQKVVPTAVEFVDIAGLVAGASKGEGLGNKFLAHIREVDAIAHVVRCFEGDVIHVAGKVDPISDIETIDTELALADLESVDKALNRAERAAKANDKEALARKPVLQKLSAGLNEGRSARSLGLDEEEKALVRDLFLLTLKPLMYIANVADDGFENNPLLDVVRARAVAEGAEVVPVCAAIEEELAQLDEADRDEFLKDMGLDEPGLNRVIRAGYKLLDLQTYFTAGVKEVRAWQLRRGSSAPQAAGVIHSDFEKGFIRAETIGYDDFIQYKGEAGAAAAGRLRKEGKEYIVKDGDVLHFLFNV from the coding sequence ATGGGCATCAAATGCGGCATCGTCGGACTGCCCAACGTCGGCAAGTCCACCCTGTTCAACGCGCTGACCAAGGCGGGCATCGCCGCGGCGAATTTCCCGTTCTGCACGATCGAGCCGAACGTCGGCGTGGTGCCGGTGCCGGATCCGCGACTCAACGCGCTGGCGGCCATCGTCAATCCGCAAAAAGTGGTGCCGACTGCGGTGGAGTTCGTCGACATTGCCGGCCTGGTCGCCGGCGCCTCGAAGGGCGAAGGCCTGGGCAACAAGTTTCTGGCGCACATCCGCGAGGTGGACGCGATCGCCCACGTGGTGCGCTGCTTCGAGGGCGACGTGATCCACGTGGCCGGCAAGGTCGACCCGATCTCCGACATCGAGACGATCGACACCGAGCTGGCGCTGGCCGACCTGGAGTCGGTGGACAAGGCGCTGAACCGTGCCGAGCGCGCGGCCAAGGCGAACGACAAGGAAGCGCTGGCACGCAAGCCGGTGCTGCAGAAATTGTCCGCCGGCCTCAACGAGGGCAGGTCGGCGCGCAGCCTGGGTCTGGACGAGGAAGAGAAGGCGCTGGTGCGCGATCTGTTCCTGCTCACCCTGAAGCCGCTGATGTACATCGCCAACGTCGCCGACGACGGCTTCGAGAACAATCCGCTGCTCGACGTCGTGCGCGCACGCGCCGTTGCCGAGGGGGCCGAGGTGGTGCCGGTGTGTGCGGCGATCGAGGAGGAACTGGCGCAGCTCGACGAGGCCGACCGCGACGAGTTCCTGAAGGACATGGGCCTGGACGAGCCGGGCCTGAACCGGGTGATCCGCGCCGGCTACAAGCTGCTCGACCTGCAGACCTATTTCACCGCCGGCGTGAAGGAAGTGCGTGCGTGGCAGCTGCGCCGCGGCTCCAGCGCGCCGCAGGCGGCGGGTGTGATCCACAGCGATTTCGAGAAGGGTTTCATCCGCGCCGAGACGATCGGCTACGACGACTTCATCCAGTACAAGGGCGAAGCCGGCGCCGCCGCGGCCGGCCGGCTGCGCAAGGAAGGCAAGGAATACATCGTCAAGGACGGCGATGTGCTGCATTTCCTGTTCAACGTCTGA